GCCTTTCCCTTGGGCAGCTCGTCAAGTGCTAATGTTGCCGTGGCGCCAAGTGACATCACCTGTTTTTGCTGATCTGGTGTCCGCACAATACCGATTCGATTCGTGAAGCCTGCTTGCTCTAATAAGCGCATGGCAACACTGCCGACACCGCCCGTTACGCCACCAACAAGAATCTGCGGTGCATGCTCAGGCGTCATGCCGTGCGCGGTCAAAGCAGCGACACATAAGGCAGCGGTCAAACCCGCCGTGCCAAAACTCATGGCGCTAGCAAGTGTCATGGCTGATGGCAGCGTGATTGCCCAAGAAGCCGGAATGCGGGCATATTCAGCGTAACCACCGCCTTGACTGACCCCTAGACCATGACCGGTGGCCAACACTTGATCGCCTACTTTAAAATTGGCATCTTGACTGGCTACCACAGTCCCACTTAAATCAATCCCGAGAATCTGTGGATAATCTCGAATAATTTGATTCTGCGGTTGATAGGCAAGCGCATCTTTGTAGTTAATATCTGAATAAGCGACCTTGATCAATAAATAGCCTGCTGGTAAGTCATCTTCGTGCAGGGTTTGAAAAGTTGCCTTTTGCCCATCGTGAACCAATGCTTGAAATGTTTGCATAGAACAAGCCTCCTTGGATGGTATTCTTCCACCTATTGATGGTGTTGAATTGCCATGCTCATTAGTTAACTAAAGCATATCAGATAACGATGATATCGCAAAACCAACGTTATTCTGCCGAATCTGATAAGGTGGC
This genomic window from Lacticaseibacillus paracasei subsp. paracasei contains:
- a CDS encoding acryloyl-CoA reductase; this translates as MQTFQALVHDGQKATFQTLHEDDLPAGYLLIKVAYSDINYKDALAYQPQNQIIRDYPQILGIDLSGTVVASQDANFKVGDQVLATGHGLGVSQGGGYAEYARIPASWAITLPSAMTLASAMSFGTAGLTAALCVAALTAHGMTPEHAPQILVGGVTGGVGSVAMRLLEQAGFTNRIGIVRTPDQQKQVMSLGATATLALDELPKGKALSKQRFDFAIDPLGGSFTTSLLPSMRYGGAIALCGNAAGTALPLTVFPFILRNVSLLGVDSVNAPAAARAAAWETLDKLAPMPVDTVKLADLPQTLTKHFNHHTTRTIVDMG